The genomic region ATTTTCTTTTGCGGTTCATCTCGCAAAAGAACAAAAGAAAGAACTCATTGTGTATGAGGGATTACGTTCCGACTATCCTTGGTCTTCCGAGAGAATCCATAAGTTCATTATCGAAGGGATGTATGATAACCAAACAAGAGCAGACGAACTTGGAATCAATTATTGGCCTTTTATCGAATCCAAAAAGAATCCCGCTCGTGGTATTTTAAAAGAATTATCCAAAAACGCTGCGGCAATTGTTACTGATGACTTTCCTTGTTTTATCATTCCCGAACAAACTAAAAAATTAGCCGAAAAAATCAACTGCCCTCTTTTTGCTGTGGATAGCAATTCATTGATTCCGTTTTCTAGATTTGAAAAAGAAGCTAGTGCCGCAAGGATTCTACGTATTTGGATTCATAAAGAATTTTTAAAAGGGATACCCGAAAGAGCAAATCCAAACTGGAAAAAAGAAGATTTAGAAGGTCTTCATCAAAATTCAAAACCACCAAAAGGATTTGGCTTACCGAAAGAATTAAATACATTCCTGAATTCCTTTGATTTTAAAAACAACGTTATTCCCGCCAAAGACGTGAAAGGTGGCCGTAATGAAGCACTGAAGATATTAAAAACTTTTGTATCAAAAAAATTAATGGATTATGCAACTGGGAGATCCCAACCCAATCCACCTGAATTCACTGCAACAAGTGGCCTTTCTCCTTACCTACACTTTGGTCATATAGGCATCGAAGAAATCTTTCAATCTGTTTTAGATACTTCTTCAAAAGGGAAGTGGAATCCAGAACGAATGAGTCACCAAAAACCTGGAGATAGGGAACATTTTTATTCTGAGTCGACTTCAGCCAACCACTTCTTAGATGAGCTAATTACATGGAGAGATATAGGGTATTTATTTTTTTGGAAATCCAAATCTCAAAATATCAATTTAGATAATCTACCTGATTGGGTTAAAACTAATTTCAAAAAACATAAATCAGATACGAGAGAGTATCTTTATTCCTTAGAACAATTTGAATCTGCAAAAACACACGATGAACTCTGGAATGCTGCCCAAACAGAACTTGTACAAACAGGAAGGATGCATAACTACATGAGAATGTTATGGGGTAAAAAGGTAATCGAGTGGACAAAATCCTACGAAGAAGCCTTCGAAATTTTAGAACATTTGAATAACAAATATGCATACGATGGAAGAAATCCCAATTCTTATACTGGAATTTTATGGTGTTTTGGATTATTTGATAGGCCATGGTTTCCTGAACGAAATGTATTCGGGAATGTTCGGTTTATGTCTTCCGATTCCACAAAAAAGAAGTTTAAAATGAAATCCTATTTGGAGTATATTGGTGAACTGAGTGGGAACTCCGACTCACTTTTTCCATGACAGAAGAAAACCTACCGGCTACATTTGAAGAAACAAAAACCAATTTTGATTCTATTTACTTTTACTTTGTCATTCTTTTTAATGACTCCATTCACGAGTTTTCCTATGTAGAAGATTGTTTGATGAAACTTTGTTTCAAAACAAAAAAAGAAGCAAAAAAAATTGCAATTGAAGCACATACCAATGGGAAAGCAGTTTGTTTTCAAGGTAGTATGGAAGAATGTGAAACGGTTGCTGATAATATGACAGGTGCCAACTTAACAGTGATTTTAGGTGTATGAAACAAATACAAGAACAGATCCTTTCTGATCTAAAAAAAGAAGGAAATAAAGAAAAGGCAGATTTTTTTCCGAAGTTCTTTAAAACTGGACCAGGAGAATATGGAGAAGGAGACAAGTTTTTAGGAGTCACTGTTCCCATCCAAAGAAAGATAGCAAAAAAATATTATAAAGAAATAGATATCCCTTCTCTAAAATCACTCATCACTTCCCCATTTCATGAGGTAAGATTAACAACTCTATTTATTTTAGTTCTTAAATTTGAGTCCAAGGATATTACTGAAAAAAAACAAAAAGAGATTGTTGATTTCTATCTAAAACATACAAACTCAATCAATAATTGGGATTTAGTCGATTCAAGCGCCGATAAAATTCTTGGTGCCTTCTTTTTTCAAAGACCAAGGGATGTCCTCGATACATTTCATATATCAAAGGATCTCTGGAAAAATCGAATATCAATCTTAAGCACGTTTTACTTTATTCGGAAAAATGACTTTAAAGATACTTTACGGTACTGTGAATCTTACTTAAATCACAAACATGATTTAATCCATAAGGCCACTGGATGGATGTTACGTGAGATTGGGAACAGGGAAAAAAAGACTCTAATTAGCTTTTTGCAATCTAACGCAGCAAAGATGCCAAGAACGATGCTACGTTATGCGATTGAAAAACTACCAGAATCTGAAAGGAAATTCTGGTTATCAGTTAAGTAAATTTTGGATTAAGCCCTTGGTTTTACTTTTGTTACAAAATACACTTTGACCGGTTCAGCTTTCCCTTTGAGAGTGAGTTCCTTGGTTTCTTCAAATTCAATGTATTCACTTCCACCAGCAGCCAGATAAGCGGCTTCTGAAACTGCCACCTTTCCTGGAATCCCATGGCTTTCTAATCTGGCAGCCGTATTCACTGCATCGCCAATCACCGTGTAATCCATTCTTTTGACGGAGCCAATATTTCCTACGATCGCTTCTCCATAATTGACCCCTATCCGTAACCGAAAAGTTCCAGGAGGGAGGCCTAAATCACGATTGATTTCTTCCATTTTTTTTTGCATATCTACAGCACAAGCTATGGCATGATAGGCATCTAATTCTGTTTGTTTCGGTGCACCCCAAAATGCCATAATGGCATCTCCAATAAACTTATCCAAAGTTGCTGAATAATGAAATATCAAATCGGACAAGGATTCAAAGATTGTATTTAAATGATCAAGCACAACACCCGGCGGATTTTTTTCAGCAAAAGTGGTAAAACCAACGATATCAGAAAACAAAGTAGCAATGTCTCGTTCTTCACCACCTAACTTTATATTATCAGCAACGATGGTTTCCATTACTGCTGGCGAAAAATATCGAGAGAGCCTATCTTTTTCTTCCCTTTGTTTTTCCACAAGCCTTCTGGAATCAATCATGTTCTTTACAATCGAAAGAGCGACTGACACAGAAAAGGCAGCAAAAGCATAATCTTTTAAATAGGTATGACTAGG from Leptospira meyeri harbors:
- a CDS encoding deoxyribodipyrimidine photo-lyase, whose protein sequence is MNQERIRLCNANPIQNQGKYILYWMQAYRRFDSNHSFSFAVHLAKEQKKELIVYEGLRSDYPWSSERIHKFIIEGMYDNQTRADELGINYWPFIESKKNPARGILKELSKNAAAIVTDDFPCFIIPEQTKKLAEKINCPLFAVDSNSLIPFSRFEKEASAARILRIWIHKEFLKGIPERANPNWKKEDLEGLHQNSKPPKGFGLPKELNTFLNSFDFKNNVIPAKDVKGGRNEALKILKTFVSKKLMDYATGRSQPNPPEFTATSGLSPYLHFGHIGIEEIFQSVLDTSSKGKWNPERMSHQKPGDREHFYSESTSANHFLDELITWRDIGYLFFWKSKSQNINLDNLPDWVKTNFKKHKSDTREYLYSLEQFESAKTHDELWNAAQTELVQTGRMHNYMRMLWGKKVIEWTKSYEEAFEILEHLNNKYAYDGRNPNSYTGILWCFGLFDRPWFPERNVFGNVRFMSSDSTKKKFKMKSYLEYIGELSGNSDSLFP
- a CDS encoding ATP-dependent Clp protease adaptor ClpS, with the protein product MTEENLPATFEETKTNFDSIYFYFVILFNDSIHEFSYVEDCLMKLCFKTKKEAKKIAIEAHTNGKAVCFQGSMEECETVADNMTGANLTVILGV
- a CDS encoding DNA alkylation repair protein, translating into MKQIQEQILSDLKKEGNKEKADFFPKFFKTGPGEYGEGDKFLGVTVPIQRKIAKKYYKEIDIPSLKSLITSPFHEVRLTTLFILVLKFESKDITEKKQKEIVDFYLKHTNSINNWDLVDSSADKILGAFFFQRPRDVLDTFHISKDLWKNRISILSTFYFIRKNDFKDTLRYCESYLNHKHDLIHKATGWMLREIGNREKKTLISFLQSNAAKMPRTMLRYAIEKLPESERKFWLSVK